A portion of the Lolium rigidum isolate FL_2022 chromosome 1, APGP_CSIRO_Lrig_0.1, whole genome shotgun sequence genome contains these proteins:
- the LOC124685891 gene encoding nuclear nucleic acid-binding protein C1D: MDTTAAAAGASPAVPPGVLSAAEDTLAATECVGDHLADLLAAAAEDPDAIAELPPLQRARAFLAVAHAATSLFSVRLRCSGINPDEHPIRKEFERLTLWQEKLNRLEDWDKAPLRPSTTVNTQAAARFIGRSLSHLTADQKKSMHAISKGEGVGWSGKKRKSQPLPERKSVRAAAEEFLAKASQELIGYNGSGLKGPVRLVPDEDEE; encoded by the exons ATGGATACTACCGCCGCCGCGGCGGGAGCCTCCCCAGCGGTGCCGCCCGGGGTGTTGTCCGCCGCTGAGGATACGCTGGCGGCCACCGAGTGCGTGGGCGACCACCTCGCCGACCTGCTCGCTGCGGCGGCCGAGGACCCCGACGCCATCGCCGAGCTGCCGCCTCTGCAACGGGCACGCGCTTTCCTCGCCGTAGCTCATGCCGCAACTTCCCTCTTCTCAG TGCGGCTGAGGTGTTCGGGGATTAATCCGGACGAGCACCCTATCAGGAAGGAGTTC GAGAGGCTAACTCTGTGGCAGGAGAAGTTAAATCGATTAGAGGATTGGGACAAGG CACCACTGCGCCCTAGCACCACCGTGAATACACAAGCAGCAGCAAGGTTCATTGGCCGTTCTTTGTCCCATTTGACAGCAG ATCAGAAGAAGAGCATGCATGCAATTAGTAAAGGGGAAGGGGTGGGCTGGTCTGGGAAGAAGAGAAAGTCACAGCCATTACCAGAGAGAAAATCTGTTCGTGCTGCTGCAGAAGAGTTCCTTGCGAAGGCTTCTCAGGAGCTTATTGGGTATAATGGTAGCGGGCTGAAGGGCCCTGTTAGACTTGTtcctgatgaagatgaggagtag